In the Halodesulfovibrio aestuarii DSM 17919 = ATCC 29578 genome, one interval contains:
- the trpS gene encoding tryptophan--tRNA ligase, with the protein MTRKRTVSGMRPTGALHLGHYFGVLKNWVAMQNDMDCYFFVADWHALTSDYADTSGIKTHVPEMVKDWLASGLDPEKCTIFQQSAVKEHAELHLLLSMITPLGWLERCPTYKEQRDQISNKDLGNYGFLGYPVLMATDILMYRPAYVPVGQDQLPHIEMTREIARRFNHMYDCSIFPEPEGKLTPEAKLPGLDGRKMSKSYNNGIFLRESMDDVLPKVRGMLTDKNRVRRQDPGDPDICNLFPYHVLMTSEEKQAEIRKGCTSAGLGCVDCKKILLESMEEFLAPIQERRRAIEANPKFIQEVLAHGNERATKMARETMEMVRSAINFDF; encoded by the coding sequence ATGACTCGTAAACGTACCGTTTCCGGTATGCGTCCTACTGGCGCTCTACATCTTGGCCACTACTTTGGCGTTCTTAAGAACTGGGTAGCAATGCAAAACGACATGGATTGCTACTTTTTCGTAGCAGACTGGCATGCGCTCACAAGTGATTACGCAGACACCAGTGGCATTAAAACTCATGTTCCGGAAATGGTTAAAGATTGGCTTGCCTCCGGTCTTGATCCTGAAAAATGTACCATTTTCCAGCAGTCCGCAGTGAAAGAACATGCTGAACTGCATCTGCTGTTATCCATGATCACTCCACTGGGCTGGTTAGAACGTTGCCCTACCTATAAAGAGCAACGAGACCAGATTAGCAACAAGGATCTCGGTAACTACGGCTTCCTTGGCTACCCCGTGCTCATGGCTACCGACATTCTCATGTACCGCCCTGCCTACGTGCCGGTTGGTCAGGATCAGCTGCCGCACATCGAAATGACACGTGAAATAGCACGCCGCTTCAACCACATGTACGACTGTAGCATCTTCCCGGAACCTGAAGGGAAATTGACCCCTGAAGCCAAACTTCCGGGTCTTGATGGCCGTAAGATGTCCAAGAGCTACAACAACGGCATTTTCCTGCGTGAAAGCATGGATGACGTTCTGCCTAAAGTTCGCGGCATGCTTACAGACAAAAACCGCGTACGCCGTCAAGATCCAGGCGATCCTGACATCTGCAATCTCTTCCCGTACCATGTGCTCATGACGTCTGAAGAAAAACAGGCTGAAATTCGCAAAGGCTGTACCTCTGCAGGACTCGGCTGTGTTGATTGTAAGAAAATTCTCCTCGAATCCATGGAAGAATTCCTTGCTCCTATTCAGGAACGTCGCAGAGCTATTGAGGCAAATCCAAAGTTCATTCAGGAAGTGCTGGCACACGGCAATGAACGCGCCACAAAGATGGCCCGCGAAACCATGGAAATGGTTCGCAGCGCTATTAACTTTGATTTTTAA
- a CDS encoding site-2 protease family protein, whose amino-acid sequence MFTTDIAASVTKIAVALIPMLLGMVCHEVAHGWVAYKLGDPTAKARGRLTLNPIPHIDPMGTAMFVLTALTSPFVIGWARPVPVDSRWFTNPRKGMILVSAAGPITNFFLAIIFGILFAFVAQSTPVPGSLYASVYTFLYKMCIAGVWINLTLGWFNLMPFPPLDGSNIVAGLLPPHLAYKFQGFSRYGFILIILLLATGFLGTIISPLITGSAELIQQLISLI is encoded by the coding sequence ATGTTCACTACCGATATTGCAGCAAGTGTGACCAAGATCGCCGTCGCGTTGATTCCTATGCTCCTTGGCATGGTATGCCATGAGGTTGCGCACGGTTGGGTTGCGTACAAGCTTGGTGACCCTACTGCGAAAGCACGGGGACGCCTTACGTTAAACCCTATTCCACATATTGATCCCATGGGCACAGCCATGTTTGTACTTACGGCACTTACCAGTCCGTTTGTTATTGGCTGGGCCAGACCAGTACCAGTTGATTCCCGCTGGTTCACCAACCCGAGAAAGGGTATGATCCTCGTGTCAGCTGCGGGGCCCATAACAAACTTCTTTCTCGCCATCATTTTTGGGATACTCTTTGCCTTTGTGGCACAGAGTACGCCGGTACCGGGTTCCCTTTACGCTTCTGTGTATACTTTTTTATACAAAATGTGCATCGCCGGTGTCTGGATTAACCTGACGCTTGGCTGGTTTAACCTTATGCCGTTCCCGCCACTGGACGGTAGTAATATTGTGGCAGGGTTACTCCCGCCCCATCTTGCATATAAATTCCAGGGATTTTCCCGTTATGGATTTATTCTTATAATTTTATTGTTGGCAACAGGCTTTCTAGGAACAATCATCAGTCCGCTTATCACTGGGTCTGCAGAACTGATTCAACAGTTGATTTCTCTTATTTAA
- the mutY gene encoding A/G-specific adenine glycosylase, with product MISPDQYSTLANELLSWFATNKRALPWREDYAPYRVWVSEIMLQQTQMERGVAYFQRWMEALPDIMSVAQAHEDTLLKLWEGLGYYSRVRNLHKAAKIIVAEHGGIFPEKYSAIRALPGIGDYTAGAIASIAFNQDVICIDANVERVFSRIFDIDTPVKQKHNMEFIRKTVAAMLPQGHAREFNQALMELGALVCSKKPHCSRCPLQQHCEAYHLGIPHERPVPTPKKGIQHIDVATGFLMHKGKIYIQKRPDFGVWAGFWELPGGAVEEGEAPEQAVVREFMEETEFPVQIEDKILVVKHGYTTYRVTMHCYFLTFAQKHSAEPVLHAATTYQWVSMDELNDVTLPAGHRKLLDHLQNDMRLKPLLQNS from the coding sequence ATGATTTCACCAGACCAGTACTCCACTTTGGCTAACGAACTTCTTTCCTGGTTTGCCACCAACAAGCGGGCTCTGCCGTGGCGCGAAGACTACGCACCGTACCGTGTATGGGTGTCCGAAATTATGTTACAGCAAACGCAGATGGAACGAGGCGTTGCCTATTTTCAGCGCTGGATGGAGGCGCTGCCTGACATCATGTCCGTAGCACAGGCACATGAAGACACCTTGCTGAAGCTATGGGAAGGTCTGGGATATTATTCCCGTGTCCGCAATCTGCATAAAGCGGCTAAAATTATCGTAGCAGAGCATGGTGGTATTTTTCCCGAAAAATATTCGGCTATTCGGGCACTCCCCGGAATTGGCGACTACACAGCCGGAGCCATTGCCTCCATCGCATTCAATCAGGATGTTATCTGCATCGATGCCAATGTTGAGCGTGTGTTCTCAAGAATTTTTGACATTGATACGCCGGTCAAACAAAAGCATAACATGGAGTTCATTCGCAAAACTGTTGCGGCAATGCTTCCTCAAGGCCATGCAAGAGAATTTAATCAAGCCCTTATGGAACTGGGTGCCTTAGTATGCAGCAAAAAGCCTCATTGCAGCCGTTGCCCGCTTCAACAACACTGCGAAGCATACCACCTTGGTATTCCGCACGAACGTCCTGTACCTACACCCAAAAAAGGCATTCAGCATATTGATGTTGCGACGGGTTTCCTAATGCACAAAGGAAAAATTTATATTCAGAAACGACCGGACTTCGGTGTCTGGGCCGGATTCTGGGAACTGCCCGGTGGTGCTGTTGAAGAAGGTGAAGCTCCTGAACAAGCCGTCGTCCGAGAATTCATGGAAGAAACAGAATTCCCTGTGCAAATTGAGGATAAAATTCTCGTAGTCAAACATGGCTATACAACCTACCGTGTGACCATGCACTGCTACTTCCTGACCTTTGCCCAAAAGCACTCTGCGGAACCAGTGCTCCATGCAGCCACAACCTATCAATGGGTGAGCATGGACGAGTTAAACGATGTCACCTTGCCGGCGGGACACCGCAAGCTTCTTGATCATCTCCAAAATGACATGCGGTTAAAACCGCTTTTACAAAACAGCTAG
- a CDS encoding Lar family restriction alleviation protein, whose protein sequence is MLIPKICPNCNGSRTLLYFDAIYYYVVCDQCGMTGARALNEEEALVLWNERSSTSFTYEVVQDSNKLVRVMSCDTQRECKRYPINLPVVLTLFQPNGKKITGVMHNVSYYGAFLQLRGGHVSAIPSSTEELSRLRMFLYYKNPIVKQTDENGSVVASPESNPIQQIEFIPKHMMQSSQVVGVGGCFKSPNGEQLQSVQHLVEFARGR, encoded by the coding sequence ATGTTGATCCCTAAAATTTGTCCTAACTGTAATGGGAGCAGGACGCTTCTTTATTTTGACGCCATCTACTATTATGTAGTTTGTGATCAGTGCGGTATGACCGGGGCTCGTGCTTTAAATGAAGAGGAAGCGTTGGTCTTATGGAATGAACGCAGTAGCACGAGTTTTACTTACGAGGTGGTTCAGGATAGCAATAAACTTGTTCGTGTTATGTCGTGTGATACGCAGCGCGAGTGTAAGCGTTATCCCATTAACTTACCTGTAGTACTTACCCTTTTTCAACCTAACGGAAAAAAGATTACGGGCGTCATGCATAATGTTTCCTATTACGGTGCTTTTTTGCAGCTTAGAGGTGGACATGTGAGTGCAATTCCAAGTTCTACTGAAGAATTGTCCAGACTGCGGATGTTTTTGTATTACAAAAACCCTATTGTGAAGCAAACTGATGAGAACGGCAGTGTTGTTGCTTCCCCTGAATCTAATCCCATCCAACAAATTGAATTTATTCCTAAGCACATGATGCAGTCGAGTCAGGTTGTTGGCGTTGGTGGTTGTTTTAAGAGCCCTAATGGTGAGCAACTTCAGTCAGTCCAGCATCTGGTTGAGTTTGCTCGAGGTCGATAG
- a CDS encoding FAD-dependent oxidoreductase — protein sequence MVSPASSANSSTTQKGSRAPSKHDNEGWLLPEEARSSLSELFKQLKNTVELHVVTDSDPQKMFNDVTLQFAQDISRLSEHITLTQHILGDEFSQKYEVHHSPSILFTPEKYNIRFTGAPLGEEGKAFVETVLLISLGVSSLSATSKTILGELTEPRHIRVFTSPGCPYCPGQFMNAVKAAIESPKLIRAECINSDEFPDLSRQYGVGSVPHTVFSKEYSRVGLLPQERFCLELLMLRDAEEVLREQTQSAEPEEEGKVYDLIILGAGPAGLTAAIYAKRSGLDAIVLENSVIGGQVIATPVVENYPGFKSVGGVALVEILTAHTREYSNIRENQLIDDVTIGDLIEVHTPERKYAAKSLIFATGTKWRSLNVEGEQKYFGTGVTHCASCDGYMFRGKHVIMVGGGNSALTDALHLKKLDIDVSIVHRRDTLRAEKALQDALNREQIPVIFNTVIEKIYGNETNVEGVTLKDVNSGEITDHACDGVFIAIGMDPNSQLAEKIGAELNPDKTIHVDTAMRTNIPRVYAAGDVNGGIRQIVTAVSDGAVAAMSAFEDLQHPYWTSEKYE from the coding sequence ATGGTATCACCGGCCAGTTCCGCAAATTCTTCAACGACTCAGAAAGGATCACGTGCGCCATCCAAACACGACAATGAAGGCTGGTTGCTTCCGGAAGAAGCACGCTCATCCCTCTCTGAACTATTTAAACAGCTTAAAAATACTGTGGAGCTACATGTTGTAACTGATTCTGATCCACAGAAAATGTTCAACGACGTCACACTCCAGTTTGCTCAGGATATATCAAGGCTTTCGGAACACATCACGCTGACTCAACACATATTAGGTGACGAATTCTCACAAAAATACGAAGTACACCACTCACCTTCTATTCTTTTTACCCCTGAAAAATACAACATCCGTTTTACGGGTGCCCCGTTAGGAGAAGAAGGGAAGGCCTTTGTCGAAACTGTTCTGCTTATATCCCTAGGCGTAAGTTCACTTTCTGCAACATCAAAAACCATTCTCGGGGAACTCACAGAACCACGTCATATACGCGTATTCACTTCTCCCGGCTGTCCATATTGTCCGGGACAATTTATGAATGCAGTAAAAGCAGCCATAGAAAGCCCCAAGCTCATCCGTGCAGAATGCATTAATTCTGATGAATTCCCCGACCTTTCCAGACAATACGGCGTGGGGTCTGTACCGCATACCGTATTCAGTAAAGAGTACTCCCGAGTCGGCCTACTGCCGCAAGAACGTTTTTGTCTTGAACTACTCATGCTGCGCGACGCAGAAGAAGTGCTGCGCGAACAAACGCAATCAGCGGAACCGGAAGAAGAAGGCAAGGTCTATGACCTGATTATTCTTGGCGCAGGCCCTGCAGGACTCACCGCGGCAATTTATGCCAAACGTTCCGGACTTGATGCTATTGTACTCGAGAATTCAGTCATAGGTGGGCAGGTTATAGCAACACCTGTCGTAGAAAATTATCCGGGATTCAAAAGTGTAGGTGGTGTTGCACTTGTAGAAATACTTACTGCACACACTCGCGAATATTCAAATATTCGTGAAAACCAGCTTATTGATGATGTCACCATTGGGGATCTTATCGAAGTGCACACTCCGGAAAGAAAGTACGCCGCAAAGTCTCTCATTTTTGCCACCGGCACAAAATGGCGGTCATTGAATGTGGAAGGAGAACAAAAATACTTCGGCACCGGGGTTACCCATTGTGCTTCCTGCGACGGGTATATGTTCCGTGGCAAGCACGTTATCATGGTCGGCGGCGGTAACAGTGCACTTACAGATGCACTCCACCTCAAAAAACTCGATATAGATGTCAGCATAGTCCACCGCCGTGACACACTGCGCGCGGAAAAAGCGCTACAGGATGCCCTGAATCGCGAACAGATCCCTGTCATATTCAATACAGTTATCGAAAAGATCTACGGAAACGAAACAAACGTTGAAGGAGTAACGCTCAAAGACGTCAATTCTGGAGAAATCACAGACCATGCCTGCGACGGAGTGTTCATTGCCATAGGCATGGACCCTAACTCTCAACTGGCAGAAAAAATAGGCGCTGAATTAAATCCCGACAAAACCATACATGTAGATACCGCCATGCGTACAAATATCCCACGAGTATATGCCGCTGGAGATGTAAACGGCGGTATTAGGCAAATAGTAACAGCCGTAAGCGACGGTGCTGTGGCCGCCATGTCTGCCTTTGAAGACTTGCAGCATCCGTACTGGACTTCCGAAAAATATGAATAA
- a CDS encoding SDR family oxidoreductase yields MHDKPILVTGATGYIGGRLVPLLLSQGKKVRVLVRSRRKLDSRPWALHEHLEVVEGDMVSGKGTMDAARGCGVAYYLIHSMNSSQKDFQDADRRAAYNMVQACRINKVGRIIYLSGVVPDDPNLSKHLASRAEVAQILSLSEVPVTVLRAAQIIGSGSASFELLRYLVDRLPVMVTPRWVKSKCQPIAVSNVLTYLVGVLDVPETANKTYDIGGPDIVSYRELFEIYRKEAGLRKRLIFSVPVLTPRLSSLWINIVTPVPTRLARPLIEGLRNNVVCSENSIREIIPQELLSVRESIKRALARVRQHTVDTSWTDAGEPEIPEWVTCGDSAYAGGTTLYSAHAVHIRATMEQVWGVVKRIGGTNGWYGGDYLWRIRGFIDKLIGGPGLRRGRRDPENLFIGDALDFWRVLDIQKNRRLLLLAEMKLPGEALLEFTLLPVTSGTEHVTELRMVAYFHPKGLWGMVYWYSLVPMHLFIFSGILKAIAKETEGDIVKGPWRIKHLTLQRCSLETVQKITMTEAVTRNEHKSGQP; encoded by the coding sequence ATGCATGATAAACCTATCTTAGTTACCGGAGCGACAGGTTATATAGGCGGAAGACTTGTTCCTTTACTGTTATCACAAGGGAAAAAAGTTCGAGTGCTCGTGCGTTCCAGACGCAAGCTGGACAGTAGACCGTGGGCTTTGCATGAACATTTGGAAGTAGTTGAAGGGGATATGGTTTCCGGAAAAGGAACTATGGATGCAGCCCGCGGCTGCGGAGTTGCCTATTATCTTATTCATTCCATGAACTCTTCTCAGAAAGACTTTCAGGACGCTGATCGTAGAGCCGCATATAATATGGTACAAGCCTGTCGTATAAACAAGGTCGGGCGAATTATATACCTCTCCGGAGTTGTTCCGGATGACCCGAACCTCAGCAAACATCTTGCATCTCGTGCAGAGGTGGCGCAAATTTTGTCTCTTTCAGAAGTGCCTGTTACCGTGTTACGCGCGGCACAGATTATAGGTTCAGGCAGTGCCTCCTTTGAACTTCTTCGGTATCTGGTAGACCGGTTGCCAGTAATGGTTACGCCGCGCTGGGTAAAGAGTAAGTGTCAGCCGATCGCTGTTTCTAATGTACTTACGTATTTGGTTGGCGTTTTGGATGTACCGGAGACAGCGAATAAAACATATGACATTGGCGGTCCTGACATAGTTTCCTATCGTGAGCTGTTTGAAATTTATCGAAAAGAAGCAGGGCTACGGAAGCGACTCATTTTTTCCGTACCAGTGCTTACGCCGAGGTTGAGTTCCTTATGGATTAATATTGTCACACCGGTGCCTACAAGACTTGCCCGTCCATTGATTGAAGGGTTGCGTAATAACGTCGTGTGTTCAGAGAATTCTATACGCGAGATAATTCCCCAAGAGTTACTGTCAGTAAGAGAGTCTATAAAACGCGCTTTGGCGCGGGTGCGCCAGCATACCGTAGATACAAGTTGGACAGACGCAGGAGAGCCTGAAATACCAGAATGGGTGACTTGCGGGGACAGTGCATATGCAGGCGGTACAACATTATATTCTGCCCATGCAGTGCATATTAGGGCAACAATGGAGCAGGTGTGGGGAGTGGTTAAGCGTATTGGCGGAACAAATGGGTGGTACGGGGGTGACTATCTATGGCGGATCCGTGGATTTATCGACAAGCTTATCGGAGGGCCGGGGCTACGGCGTGGCCGGCGAGATCCGGAAAACCTGTTTATCGGTGATGCGTTGGATTTTTGGCGCGTATTAGACATTCAAAAAAATAGACGGCTGTTGCTGTTGGCAGAAATGAAATTGCCTGGTGAAGCGTTGTTGGAATTTACTCTTCTGCCTGTAACCTCCGGCACAGAGCATGTGACAGAACTGCGGATGGTAGCTTATTTCCATCCTAAGGGATTGTGGGGCATGGTGTATTGGTATTCATTGGTTCCAATGCATCTGTTTATTTTTAGCGGGATCCTGAAGGCAATTGCAAAAGAGACAGAAGGTGACATAGTGAAAGGTCCGTGGCGGATTAAACATCTTACTCTTCAGCGATGTTCATTGGAGACTGTTCAAAAAATAACGATGACAGAAGCCGTAACGCGTAACGAGCATAAGTCTGGACAGCCTTAG
- a CDS encoding methyl-accepting chemotaxis protein encodes MKFNLKAKILVPTLLIIIVGMGTASFLSFRQAESTLKNTMLQQSEQIVKSLQTQITAWVKDIRQDLTITAKNNSVRNALLSDGLNKSAYIRATAYFQNLVKEYSYYQAVGILNKEGFTTAYSDTSMVGKIDYSNRDYFKKVMQGTPVVSDAIESKSTGKPVFVVAIPIKDRDVTVGAVFGIIKLSTFSEQYINHIKIGESGYAFLVSKAGYACAHPDNTLLLKMKPTDFDWGKAMVSQEAGMINYEWKGIKKIVTFRKEPITGWSIGVSTNVDDIFSSIASIRHTSLITAALVVLVTGIVVFLIVHKIIAAITKSVRFAEGIAQGSLDQVLDIDRSDEIGTLAGALTKMATNLRQMIATAEQKTAEAEQESQRAHVAMQEADEARLQAEKAKREGMFQAAAQLETIVEHVTTTATELAAQIDESSRGAELQLERTSETATAIEEMNATVLEVARNATTAASHADDTKLKAEEGQNVVSSVVQSIDEVNKRSVSLTESLGSLGKRAEDIGSVMTVITDIADQTNLLALNAAIEAARAGEAGRGFAVVADEVRKLAEKTMQATREVEEAIQAIQVASKDNIQGMQTASEVVARSTGLANEAGDSLKSIVDVAIANADQVRSIASASEEQSATSEQIGRSSDEINRIAMETASAMRESAVAVNELAELSQKLQHIVIELKS; translated from the coding sequence ATGAAGTTTAATCTAAAGGCAAAAATACTTGTTCCAACACTGCTTATAATTATTGTCGGAATGGGTACTGCTTCCTTTTTATCATTCAGACAAGCAGAATCTACTTTAAAGAACACAATGCTGCAGCAATCTGAACAAATCGTAAAGAGTCTTCAAACCCAGATAACAGCATGGGTTAAAGACATTAGACAAGATCTTACGATTACTGCAAAAAACAATTCGGTTAGAAATGCGTTACTTAGCGACGGATTAAATAAATCTGCATATATACGCGCCACAGCCTATTTTCAAAATTTAGTTAAAGAATACTCATATTATCAAGCTGTAGGGATACTAAACAAAGAAGGCTTCACCACTGCGTATTCCGATACTAGCATGGTCGGGAAAATAGATTACAGCAACCGTGATTACTTTAAAAAAGTTATGCAAGGTACTCCTGTAGTTTCTGATGCAATAGAAAGCAAAAGTACTGGCAAACCAGTATTTGTAGTAGCAATTCCAATCAAGGATAGAGATGTAACTGTTGGAGCAGTTTTCGGTATTATAAAACTAAGTACTTTCTCTGAACAATATATCAACCATATTAAAATAGGTGAATCAGGCTACGCCTTCCTTGTTTCAAAAGCAGGATACGCATGCGCACATCCCGACAACACCTTACTCTTAAAAATGAAACCTACAGATTTCGACTGGGGCAAGGCAATGGTGTCTCAAGAAGCCGGCATGATAAACTATGAATGGAAAGGTATAAAAAAGATTGTTACCTTCCGTAAAGAACCTATCACAGGCTGGAGCATTGGCGTCTCCACCAATGTTGATGACATTTTTTCATCAATTGCATCCATCCGTCATACTAGCCTGATCACAGCAGCGCTTGTAGTTTTAGTTACCGGTATTGTTGTCTTTTTAATCGTTCATAAAATTATCGCAGCTATTACTAAAAGCGTTCGATTTGCAGAAGGTATTGCGCAAGGTTCGTTAGATCAGGTTCTTGATATTGATCGAAGTGATGAAATTGGAACTCTTGCAGGCGCTCTCACCAAAATGGCAACAAATCTGCGCCAGATGATTGCAACTGCTGAGCAAAAAACAGCAGAAGCAGAACAAGAATCACAACGCGCGCATGTTGCGATGCAGGAAGCAGACGAAGCACGCCTCCAAGCGGAAAAAGCAAAACGTGAAGGCATGTTCCAGGCGGCAGCTCAGTTGGAAACCATTGTGGAGCATGTCACTACCACTGCCACTGAACTTGCTGCTCAGATAGATGAATCCAGTCGCGGAGCCGAATTACAGCTCGAACGCACCAGCGAAACAGCAACAGCCATTGAAGAAATGAATGCAACAGTGCTTGAAGTTGCTCGCAATGCAACCACTGCGGCATCACATGCAGACGACACAAAACTCAAAGCTGAAGAAGGGCAGAATGTTGTTTCCTCCGTCGTTCAATCAATCGACGAAGTAAATAAGCGCTCCGTTAGTCTTACTGAAAGCCTCGGCTCCCTTGGAAAACGTGCTGAAGATATCGGCAGTGTTATGACAGTGATTACCGACATCGCCGATCAAACAAACCTGCTGGCACTAAACGCCGCAATTGAAGCAGCACGAGCAGGCGAAGCAGGGCGCGGATTTGCAGTAGTTGCGGACGAAGTACGCAAACTTGCTGAAAAAACTATGCAGGCTACACGCGAAGTTGAAGAAGCCATTCAGGCTATTCAAGTTGCATCAAAAGATAATATTCAGGGAATGCAGACAGCTTCAGAAGTTGTTGCTCGCTCTACAGGACTTGCAAACGAAGCTGGAGACTCTCTCAAATCAATTGTTGACGTTGCAATTGCAAACGCCGATCAGGTTCGCTCCATTGCCTCTGCCAGTGAAGAACAATCTGCAACCTCGGAACAGATTGGGCGCAGTTCAGATGAAATCAACCGTATTGCAATGGAAACGGCTTCAGCAATGCGCGAGTCCGCCGTTGCCGTAAACGAACTGGCAGAACTGTCTCAGAAACTTCAGCACATTGTTATCGAATTGAAGTCCTAA
- the gltA gene encoding NADPH-dependent glutamate synthase, whose translation MTTSSKTKKTIAPRVPMPNQPAGERARNFKEVALGYTKEMAMQEASRCLHCKKPKCVQGCPVQVPIADFIAELVKGDVEKAYAVIKSTNSLPAVCGRVCPQEIQCEGACILNAKGQPIAIGRLERFVADEYMYMDACDLISAKPECPYIDEEKKVACIGSGPSSLTVAGYLASRGCKVTVFEALHEVGGVLVYGIPEFRLPKKDIVAKEVGALKDLQVDFVTNYVGGKTFSIEDLKEQGYKAIFVGVGAGLPRFLNIPGENFCGVFSANEYLTRVNLGRAYQFPDYDTPIIKGRKVTVYGGGNVAMDAARTAQRLGAETVHIVYRRTADAMPARHEEIEHAVEEGIILEVLANPIEFKGDEKGNLTSVTLQKMKMGEPDESGRCRPLPIEGETYELETDLAVIAVGTRPNPILLENEPDLKLNKWGYIETDEETNETSIPDVYAGGDIVTGAATVILAMGAGRKAAREIARRFGIED comes from the coding sequence ATGACAACAAGTAGCAAAACTAAAAAGACAATCGCCCCTCGCGTACCAATGCCTAACCAGCCGGCAGGTGAACGCGCCCGCAATTTTAAAGAAGTAGCCCTTGGTTACACCAAAGAAATGGCAATGCAGGAAGCTTCACGCTGTCTGCATTGTAAAAAACCTAAATGCGTTCAAGGCTGCCCTGTACAGGTTCCAATTGCAGACTTTATTGCAGAACTTGTTAAAGGCGATGTTGAAAAAGCCTACGCCGTTATCAAAAGCACCAACAGCCTCCCGGCTGTCTGTGGGCGCGTTTGCCCACAGGAGATTCAGTGTGAAGGCGCGTGTATCCTCAATGCTAAAGGGCAGCCAATTGCTATCGGCCGCCTGGAACGCTTTGTAGCAGATGAGTACATGTACATGGATGCGTGTGACCTCATCAGTGCTAAGCCTGAATGTCCGTATATTGATGAAGAGAAAAAAGTTGCCTGTATCGGCTCCGGCCCCTCCAGTCTCACTGTTGCCGGTTACCTTGCCAGCCGAGGCTGCAAAGTAACTGTATTCGAAGCTCTTCACGAAGTAGGCGGCGTACTCGTTTACGGCATTCCAGAATTCCGTCTGCCGAAAAAAGACATTGTTGCCAAAGAGGTTGGTGCTCTCAAAGATCTTCAGGTTGATTTTGTTACCAACTACGTCGGTGGCAAAACATTCTCTATCGAAGACTTAAAAGAACAGGGCTACAAAGCTATCTTCGTCGGTGTTGGCGCAGGCCTTCCACGCTTCTTGAATATTCCAGGTGAAAACTTTTGCGGCGTTTTCTCCGCAAACGAATACCTCACCCGTGTTAACTTAGGCCGTGCGTACCAATTCCCTGACTATGACACCCCTATCATCAAGGGCCGCAAGGTTACTGTTTATGGTGGTGGAAACGTAGCAATGGATGCTGCCCGTACAGCGCAGCGTCTTGGTGCTGAAACAGTACATATTGTGTACCGACGTACCGCAGACGCAATGCCTGCAAGGCATGAAGAAATTGAACATGCTGTAGAAGAAGGCATTATCCTTGAAGTGCTTGCGAATCCTATCGAATTCAAGGGTGACGAAAAAGGCAACCTTACTTCTGTAACATTACAGAAAATGAAAATGGGTGAGCCTGATGAATCAGGCCGTTGTCGCCCTCTCCCTATTGAAGGCGAAACATACGAACTGGAAACAGACCTCGCTGTTATTGCTGTTGGCACCCGTCCTAACCCAATCCTTCTCGAAAACGAGCCGGATCTAAAGTTAAACAAATGGGGCTACATCGAAACAGACGAAGAAACAAACGAAACCTCCATTCCTGATGTATATGCAGGCGGTGACATCGTTACCGGTGCAGCAACCGTTATTCTTGCAATGGGTGCAGGCCGAAAGGCTGCACGTGAAATTGCTCGTCGGTTCGGCATCGAAGACTAA